A single region of the Lotus japonicus ecotype B-129 chromosome 4, LjGifu_v1.2 genome encodes:
- the LOC130710184 gene encoding protein JOKA2 produces the protein MESSLVIKVKYGDTLRRFNAPVAENNRLDLNMAGLRAKICSIFDFAADAKLILTYVDEDGDSVTLVDDEDLLDVMRQKLKFLKIDVKMVNDNVGNSNFGSSGSSTPLRSPPVSNPFAGGDFGKADVFDALPEPLREALCSSLSKAASSSPVLATLADSITKIGQSILNSHPQPHVATGTGSANSVPEASATSEKTPQPPHVASASNASVHASSSGSATPLSSPVPVTRPKIALSMQSPNRQSQHDISSRLRVLADLHAKNSSVASQQASALNLQGQAQVPANLAGLLNKNSSIAGQQAGAGNALNLQAQAAASNQARANLVDLFTKNSSIARKLAGAGNAIRGGVAGVVGRPSLLDLASSSLPRHVAVVPGPAPAPVDLNTHPCFPSSSHSTNVNSAPLSPAGCGCKMCTDDSFAGKGECCGTSTSSGAPRNSSTQTTANWFGPPIQFPFSGTNTFHSGASPIGNCPVSSLPSFKRSHSHNQAMRGMFHKGVRCDGCGVYPITGSRFKSKVKENYDLCIICFNEMGNKADYIRMDRPESALAGPRRTNEHTKKIQTIPPCLNRRARPKLDSRFILDVNIIDGTMMAPSTAFTKIWRMRNNGTSVWPKGTELVWIGGDEFCDSTAVKLEAPEDGVPVGNEIDIAVDFRAPQLPGRYISHWRMASPSGHEFGQCVWVLIQVDASVMDTTSDSSQNLNLNIPLDVSSSKGPQSIDINAQPIEDDASFQQYNPSAPTEPAEPVNQMADVNQMVDEEPRQEKSVDEFAENVDAFVDPAASPPATSAVPSYLPYPNVDIDMAETVSLPGPIQQTSAADAPSSSIGIGGNNPVEEALLKELDEMGFKQVDLNKEILRNNGYNLEQAIVDLCDESGWDPILEELKEMGFGDDDKNKKLLMKNNGSIMGVVMDLISKE, from the exons GTGAAATATGGTGATACACTTCGGCGGTTTAATGCGCCTGTGGCTGAGAATAATAGGTTGGATCTTAACATGGCTGGGCTGAGGGCCAAGATATGTTCTATTTTCGATTTCGCTGCTGATGCGAAGCTGATTTTGACATACGTTGATGAAGATGGTGACTCGGTGACTCTTGTGGATGATGAGGACTTGCTTGATGTGATGAGGCAGAAATTGAAATTCTtgaaaattgatgtgaaaatgGTTAATGACAATGTTGGTAATTCAAATTTTGGGTCTAGTGGAAGTTCCACCCCTTTAAGATCTCCTCCTGTCTCAAACCCATTTGCTGGTGGAGATTTTGGTAAAGCTGATGTTTTTGATGCTTTGCCAGAGCCATTACGTGAGGCTCTTTGCTCATCACTTTCAAAAGCTGCCTCTTCAAGTCCAGTGCTGGCTACTCTTGCTGATTCAATTACCAAAATTGGACAGTCTATTCTAAATTCGCATCCCCAGCCTCATGTTGCAACTGGTACAGGCTCAGCAAATAGTGTTCCTGAAGCCTCTGCCACTTCTGAAAAAACTCCTCAGCCTCCACATGTGGCCTCCGCTTCCAATGCAAGTGTCCATGCTAGTTCAAGTGGAAGTGCCACTCCGTTAAGCTCTCCTGTCCCAGTGACTCGTCCTAAAATTGCCCTTAGTATGCAATCACCTAATAGGCAATCTCAACATGACATTTCAAGTCGACTGCGTGTTCTGGCTGACTTACATGCCAAGAACTCTTCTGTGGCCAGTCAACAGGCGAGTGCACTTAATTtgcaaggtcaagctcaagtgCCTGCTAATCTCGCTGGCTTACTAAACAAGAACTCTTCTATTGCCGGGCAACAGGCGGGGGCTGGTAATGCACTTAATTTGCAAGCTCAAGCTGCAGCTTCAAATCAAGCGCGTGCTAATCTCGTTGACTTATTTACCAAGAACTCTTCTATTGCCCGTAAACTGGCGGGGGCTGGAAATGCAATTAGAGGTGGAGTGGCAGGAGTTGTAGGCCGGCCTTCGTTGTTGGACTTGGCTTCTAGTAGCCTACCTAGACATGTAGCGGTTGTCCCTGGCCCTGCCCCTGCCCCTGTTGATCTCAATACCCACCCATGTTTTCCTTCTTCATCTCATTCAACCAATGTAAATAGTGCACCACTTTCGCCAGCTGGCTGTGGATGTAAAATGTGTACTGATGATAGTTTTGCTGGTAAAGGTGAATGTTGTGGGACATCCACAAGTTCTGGAGCTCCTAGAAACAGCTCAACCCAGACTACTGCGAATTGGTTTGGTCCTCCCATCCAATTTCCATTTTCTGGGACAAATACTTTTCATTCAGGGGCATCTCCTATAGGAAACTGTCCAGTTTCTTCCCTTCCTTCCTTTAAAAGGAGCCATAGTCACAATCAGGCTATGAGGGGTATGTTCCACAAGGGAGTCCGCTGTGATGGCTGTGGAGTCTATCCAATAACTGGGTCTCGTTTCAAATCCAAAGT GAAAGAAAATTATGACCTCTGCATCATTTGCTTCAACGAAATGGGTAATAAGGCTGATTATATCAGAATGGACCGTCCTGAATCTGCTTTGGCTGGCCCACGACGCACAAATGAAcatacaaaaaaaatt CAAACTATTCCACCATGTCTTAATAGACGTGCACGGCCAAAGCTAGACAGTCGGTTCATTTTGGATGTTAATATCATAGATGGTACAATGATGGCTCCATCTACTGCATTTACAAAGATCTGGCGTATGCGAAACAATGGCACTTCAGTGTGGCCCAAGGGAACTGAACTTGTTTGGATTGGAGGAGATGAGTTTTGTGATTCTACTGCAGTTAAATTAGAG GCTCCTGAGGATGGCGTACCTGTGGGGAATGAGATTGATATTGCAGTTGATTTTAGAGCACCTCAGTTACCTGGTCGATATATATCACACTGGAGGATGGCATCCCCCTCCGGCCATGAATTTGGCCAGTGTGTTTGGGTCCTTATACAG GTTGATGCTTCTGTCATGGACACAACTTCTGATAGCTCTCAAAACCTGAACTTGAATATTCCTCTTGATGTCAGCAGCTCCAAAGGGCCTCAGAGTATAGATATCAATGCTCAACCTATTGAAGATGATGCTTCTTTTCAACAATACAATCCTAGTGCTCCCACTGAACCTGCTGAACCTGTGAATCAAATGGCTGATGTGAATCAAATGGTTGATGAGGAACCAAGGCAGGAGAAGTCAGTAGACGAATTCGCTGAAAATGTAGACGCATTTGTTGACCCTGCTGCCTCACCTCCTGCAACTTCTGCAGTACCTTCATATCTTCCCTATCCGAATGTTGATATTGACATGGCTGAAACAGTGTCCCTGCCTGGTCCTATTCAGCAAACCTCAGCCGCGGATGCCCCGTCTTCATCTATTGGGATTGGTGGAAATAATCCTGTGGAAGAGGCTCTTCTCAAAGAGCTAGATGAAATGGGGTTTAAGCAGGTTGATTTGAACAAAGAGATTTTAAGGAACAATGGCTACAATCTGGAGCAGGCAATAGTTGATCTCTGCGATGAATCTGGATGGGATCCTATCCTTGAAGAGTTAAAGGAGATG GGTTTCGGAGATGATGACAAAAATAAGAAGCTGCTGATGAAAAACAATGGAAGCATCATGGGTGTTGTTATGGATTTAATAAGCAAGGAGTAG